Sequence from the Nocardia brasiliensis genome:
CGGCCAGGAACTTCGGCACGTTTCCGGGCTGCCGCCGTGGACGTGACATTCGCGCCGTGGAGCGGCCGAAATACAGCTAATCGACAGCGTGTCGTTATGTCGTGGTGCCGCGTCCGGCCTCGTGGTTTCGTGGACCCATCCGGGGCGAGGCGGTGTCGCCGCGGAGCAGACCGTCCACCTCGGTATCGGTGAGCGTGTCGAAACGCTGGTAGGCCTGCCCGATCGTGCGAATCTGCGCTGGCGTTTCCAGGCACACCACCTTGTCGGCGTAGTAGGACAGGGTGCGCGCGATGCGGTGCGGCGCGACCGGGACGGCGAGCACGACGCGGACCGCGCCGCGCCGATACGCCGCCTGACAGGCGGTGCGCGCGGTAATGCCGGTGCGCACGCCGTCGTCGATCACCAGCGCGGTGCGGCCGTGCAGCTCCGCCCGCCTGCCGTGCGGGTGGAACCGCTGGCACCGTCGGCGTAGTCGGTCGCTACCGTGCCGTTCGGCGGCGGTGATCTCCGCGGCCGTCAACATGGCGCCGCGCACGACCACCTCATCGATCAGCTTGGTGTCGTGCTCGGCGACCGCGCCGAAGGTGAGATCGGGCCGGTAGGGGACGCGCAGTTTGTTCACCACGACCGTGTCGAGCGGAACGCGCAGCGCCGCCGCTACCTCGTACGCCACCGCCAAGCCGCCGCGCGGGACGCCGAGCGTGACTACATCGGGGCCACGGAACGCTTGCAATTGGTAGGCGAGTCGACGGCCCGCGTCACGCCGATCGAGAAACA
This genomic interval carries:
- a CDS encoding phosphoribosyltransferase, whose product is MDRTARSGDHSGRRTHQRSLFLDRRDAGRRLAYQLQAFRGPDVVTLGVPRGGLAVAYEVAAALRVPLDTVVVNKLRVPYRPDLTFGAVAEHDTKLIDEVVVRGAMLTAAEITAAERHGSDRLRRRCQRFHPHGRRAELHGRTALVIDDGVRTGITARTACQAAYRRGAVRVVLAVPVAPHRIARTLSYYADKVVCLETPAQIRTIGQAYQRFDTLTDTEVDGLLRGDTASPRMGPRNHEAGRGTTT